The Pseudopipra pipra isolate bDixPip1 chromosome 10, bDixPip1.hap1, whole genome shotgun sequence genome includes the window ACCATGCCTTGCAGTGGGGCTTATTAACCTGGGCTGAGGGCTGTGCTAAACAGGAGTCATTGGCATCTGGTCAGCCTAAACCCTCAGCAGAGCTCACCCCTGTCTGCCTGCAGAAATAGGTAGCAGGGAGCAGTATCTCTATGCCTACGCACTAGCCATGGGAAATTCAGGTGCCTTGTCAAGCTTTGGGGTGTGTTTATTTCCCAAGTGGTCCTGTGGAGCTGTACAGAAGGAATTGTTTGTACCTTGTGAGTGATTAATGAAatgcaggagggaaagggaggaaaagaaaatggacaTAAGAGAGTGCTGATGGCAGCCTCAGGACTGCAGAGGAGAGGTGTGAACACAGAGCAAGTGTTGCCAGTGGGAGAAACTCATCCGCCAATGTCTGGCAGTGATTTCAACACATGTAAGGTCACCAGCACCATCATTATATCAAACAGGTGGTACCTTTGAGAGAAATTACTTGCCTTAAATGACCCTTCCCTAAGAATTCTGTTCTTTAGAATTCAGACAGGAAGATTGTCATATAGATGAGCAAATTTGTCACCTAACACATTCTACAACCACAGACCTTTGAGGGATTGCACTTTAATATTAACTGTGCTGTAATGAGTCACTTGCTGTAGAGGAATCACCTCCTCCTGGGTGGAAGGTATCTCTCTTAGGAATCTTTTTTTGGAGGATCAGGACCAAAATATCTGTATTTCATTGATGTTTTAGCCACTGACAGTTCTTCAGCTGCCACTTTTTATGCTTTGAAAAATTAGTCAAGTCCTCATTCTTTCTCAGATGTCAGTGAGGCTTTCCACAGCACTGTATGCTTGGGAAACCAAAGCATTAGTTTGGGTTGGTTCAGTTTGGTCCTGTTTGgtgaggaagagggaaggaattGAGTGAACAAAATCTGTTAATATAAACAGGAGTCCTTCTGCAACCATCACTGTGACTTTTCTGAGAGCTCCAGAGAGATTTCCTGTTGCCATAGGTCTAGTAACAAAAACTAATGCAGCTAAATATACctgtaaagaaaaacataagGAAGTTGGCTTCTGAGCAGAAAAGTCCCTGAGCATTGGGAATTCTGCAGGTAAGATACAGGACAGGTTTTTGACCATCGCATTCAAGGATTTGTGATGTCAGTAAACACCTCACCATGTGGTAATTTGAGTGAGATGTGCATAACAGCTGTGATATCAGAGAAGTGAATGTGAATTCAAAGTCATTCTGAATTATTTAGACAAGCAGGCACTTCCATCTGACGAGCACCATGACTGCAtggtgctggaggaggcagTGCCTCTCAGCCTCTCACCGTGGTCCATTTGCAAGGGGAGGGGCTTGAAGGCAGGTAATCTGtgtttatttggagaaaaaaaaatgaagtaattgCAGATGCCTGGTTATTGCTATTTTAGCTTTCCCATGAGGAAAAAGCGCCCTTGCAGAGCTGCTAGATCCTACTTATTTTGGAGCGGGAGATCATGTAAAGATCTGCTGACCACACTGCAGAGGgatccctgcactgctgctgtcagAGAGACGTGGAGAGGGAATtctctgctctgtccccagcAGGCATGGTCACGGCTGAGATTTCCTCTCTGGCAGCTGAGCCTGGGTAGAGCAGCCAGCCCATATCCTCTGAGCAACTTGGCAAAAGGAACATGGAGATTTAGGAAGGGAGAACTTCAGTATGGAAATGATCGAGGGAGCAAAGACCTTTTGTCCTTGGAGGCATGCTTCCTATTAAATGTCTTTGCACAGGGTGGAGAGACCCCGTGTTCTGACACCTGGGACTTCTATAAAAGGAGGCAGCCCCCCTCAATGTCATATGTGGGGAGTTGTCACAGGTAATCACAAGTATTAGATGGAGTCACCTAGATGAGTAGTGTCTAGCACGCAGTGATCTGTACTTAAACAACCCATAGCAGTCAGCTAAACGGGgctgtgcagctctgggatccAAAATCAGCCAGCTAAGCATGGCATTCTTCCAGCTCACCGAGCAGAAGGAggtccctgggctgtgccaaaAGTTCACAGGTACACAAAATCCacccccaggcagcagcaaacacaTGTGCACAGGCCATGGTTCCAGCAAAGGAGATGCTGAGGCTGCTCTCCTAGTGGCCAAATGTTGCACACAACATACTGTGTTCCCTAAACCAGGGCTCTAACAGGCAAAAGCTTGAAGTTTGGTGATAGCAGATGTTCCCAGTACCCTACAGAGAAAATTGGCATCTCCCTGTGCAGGCACGAgcgtgaggaggaggagggagggttACTCAGCATGTCTCCTGGGCTGATAGAACTGGTGTGTCACACACTGACACGTGCCACGCCACCACACACCTCAGTGGGTGGTCACCAGGCTGATGACTGGCAGggattcaggagaaaaaaattcctcagtGAGGTGCACCAGGCTACCACTTTGCTGTTGTTTGGGGCTTTGAACAACAAATGTTTGCAAAAGAGCCACTGAACCAGGGCTCTGAGCCTGACCTCAGAGGCAGaactttcttctgctttatttgCTATGGCAAGTGAGCACGAAGGATCCACCTGGCAGGTGGTTACCACACACTGTCCCCTTTGCCAGCCACCTGCCAGATAGCTCATTTCTGCCACATACCCTTCAGCCCATCCTGTTCTTATCTCTGATGGCATGTTTCTTGGCTCGAGGCCACATGGGAAGTATTTGTAAGCGTTCTCAatcagctttttgtttttaaattgtcCATTTGTATCCCTGTTGTGTCCTAGCTGCTCCAATGGCACTAGTGAGTGATTGCACTGTGCCTTTTTTATGTCTGCACGCCGACATAAGTTATGCTGTGTGATCGGTTAATGTGCTGGAACTGCATGACAATCTCTGCCTTCCTGTCTGCTTCCACTTGGGAGCAATGCAAATCCTAATAGCAGCTCTCAGAGTTAAATACAGTTTGataaataataatagaaaagtAACATTAGATTATTACTCTACATTACTTCTTTGAAGGCAATTGCATCTGCCAGCtcacaatatatatttttttccctccgaACAACAGAGAAAATTTCGATAGGCTGAACTACCATTTCATTTCCAACTAGGAAAACATTGACAAGCTTTAAAGGATGGTTTTGAAGAGAAACCATGGACATCCAAAGATATAGATTACAGTTGGATGGAGAAATTTCAAGAGGTCCTAGGTACAGGAGACTATTGACTGCAGTACCATCTCAGCAAGATTTTTGCTATAAAACCTCACACCATATGTGCTTTTCCTGACTGTGACTCATCATCTAAATACAAATTCAATTCCAACCTCAGGGAGTCTATGATTAAACatatattttgttgttttttctacTGTGTTTATGTATGATCTTATGTCTGTCTTAACCCTATTTCTTTGTCCTTAATAGTCAATGTAAGTTATCTGGCTGATCTGACTCAGTGCTTTTTTCCACGGTTGAGTGAAGCTTGGTGGTTTCAGCTTAAATGAGTGGTGGGTTTGCCAGAGCCCAAAGTGATGTTGATGTTGCTCACCTGCCGTTTTGCAGACAGTAGAAGAGGAACTTCTTCCACGTGTACTACTGTGTCCATGTTATGGTGGTGCCAGGGCTCAGAGGTGTGCGGTTCACATGCTTCGGGTGCTGCCTGGATGATTCAAAAGAACCATAACAGAAAACACAGGAGATTTTGACCAGCCTCAGGTCTGTAAGTACATTTTAAACCCACAAAGTTTGAGTGTGTTTGAAATGTACTCAAATATTTCCTTCTTCACCATTGTGTCCTCATGACCCATTGAATCATCAAAGGCTTGGAGATGAAAGAAGGACTTATGGTTAGAAAATGCAAAGGACTCTCTGCTGAAGGGGGAATggtttgttgtatttttttttttttaatcctagaACAAATAGCTCTGGTGGATAATTTTCTGTGAGTGTTTTCACTGTAATGAGTAACTGGGCTTCCAGAAATACTATTATGAATACAGTAAATAAGCTcacaatcaaaaaaacccacagaaatcaATTCCAAAATCCCCATAGTGTTTCATGAGCTTTGAGTCACACTTAGGGCGGAAAACTGCCCAAATCAGTAGCCTGTAGGGAATCAAAAGAGAACGTGGTCCTTTCAGATGATGTTAGTGATGACTTCCCTTCAGGCTTTTTCTACATATTCCGCTGAAGAAAAGACACCTCACACACCTGAACACATTCTAGTGGCCTAAGATGGCATTGACAGGTCAAATGCATTTATGGTATAATTCAACTGAGCCAAAGAAGCTGTACCAAAGGAGGATTTACTGAGCTGGCACAAGTGTCTAATCTTTGTATTTGCTGTAAGAGGTTTTTGCCTTTTCAGAAATGGCTGTAATTTATTTTGGAGATGAATAAGTTTCCACCAGGTCAGAGTGAATCCACTGAAAAAGGACATCTGAGGACCCTTAAGCCTTTCTCTCCCACAAGATGGGTATGGAGGTGGAACTGCCCACCCTGTAGAGGCTTCATTGATTAAATATGAACTTCACATAAGAATGTATTATTTTCAACCTCAGAAATATTTACCAAAAAATCAGGGATCACGATCTACtggacaaaaggaaaacagtcaCAGCCCTAAAAGCTGGAGAAGACCGGGCCATACTCCTCGGGCTGGCCATGATGGTGTGCTCTATCATGATGTACTTCCTCCTGGGGATCACGCTGCTGCGCTCCTACATGCAAAGGTAATTTCGTGATGGTCCCTGATCTCccactccctgctccagctgactTCATCTGGCTTACTCTTTTGACTCGTTTTATTAAAgttttataatttttcctttggtCAACATAGGCCTGGCTGCTCTTCCTTACCTTACCCCAGTATAAATTAGGCACAGCCATGGTGAAAGCAATTTGAGTAATACCAGCAGAAAGTGAGGGAAGCATTAGATCCCTGTTTGACAAAATCTTGATCCACAGGCTTTAGACTTGGCACAGCTTAACACCAGTATAATATCCATATCAGCTGGTCGGCAGTCTGCTGAACCCTATAAGCTTCTCAGGGGCTGTTGCTGCAAAGCTCAGACTCAggacaaaaaggcaaaaatatttcacagcctCAAGAAACAACACACTTTCAAATGAAGGATGTAGAATTAATTTGGGAAGGAAATCAAGCTCTTTGTAGCCTGTAGTTTTACATGTAGGTTATTACTTTCATCTTAACAAGTGAAATTCTCATGAAATATAGTAATTTGCTGAAAGTGAAAGATCATCTTTCATCATTACTGTCCTGCACTTAATTTTTCTGAGGCTTTCTCTGGCTTTCTCCTCTGCCACTGAGCAGAGGGTTTGGCCTGTGATTCATTAGCAGCATTTGAAATCAGTTTTCAAGCACCAGTCCTATTTAACACCCAGCCCAGACTGTAATAAGGCTGTCAGTGATGTTTTTACTGCCCTGATTGGTGAAgttaggaaaatgaaaaatgtgtaaCTGGGGATCGAAATATTAGTCAGTCATGCCCCAAACTACCCTGGGGCAGTGGCAAATATCTGGCACATTTGGGCTTATCCACCGCAGGCTTCTATACAGTAAGTGCCCACAGTTAATTCGTATGAACATCCTCAATTATTTTGGTGCACCTGCAAGAGAATATTCCTTCTTGACCCAGCAATGATAAGAAATAAGTAGCGACGGGGATGAGCTGTACTAATTTGCAGCATTTTATTTATGTGATAAAGTTATTTGTCCGTTTTCAAGTCCGGacaaaattcagattttgaaaACTGAGATCAAGACCTGTTAAGTATCCAAGAGCATTTGCTATTCCAAATTGCTCTCCCAGACCTTTCAGCAATATCAGGGTCAATTGCAGAGGCTGCTAAGGTCAAAATCACTCATGTGGAAAGAGATGATTTATATTACAAGCTATGTGAAAAAATTGCCAGAAGATATCAAAGCACCTACAGATTATCAAATATTCCATCTTCACAAGTGTGTGGTAGGTAGGTGTTACTTTATTACCCCTTGCATGAATAAAACAGCAGCCAGAAAGGTGAAAGTGAGGAGAAGACAACCCAGGAGTCTTTGCTGTCACTTCTCTTCACACAGCCAGATCTCCTCAGGGGTTATTCTCCTTTACAGCAATATCCCTCCAACAAATACTGcccaggaggggaaaaaaaatccttccactTGATTCCCCCCAGAAATCATAGCATAATttaatataaatgtaaaatggAATACACAAGCAGAATTACTGCCAAAGAAAGATAGCAATAGAATTAGTCAGAAATCTTTGATACCTCTAACTGTGTAAAGCCTTTTGTAGGTTTGGTGAGGGGCAAGCAGACCCTCAGCCCTTTTGTGGTGGGGCAGGAGAGCCACACTCTGGGTGAGCTGAGGGACTAGGGTTAAAGGGAAACCCTGTATGAAACCTTCCCCCAGCCCATAAAGGGCTTTCTGCAGAGCCCTCAATGTGCCCTTTCCCCAGGCAAAATGCAGCAGtagattttttaaatacatgccAGATACCCAAGTGAACATTGCTGGTGCATAACCAGGCTCCATCGTTGCAGTTTTAGCCTCTGGTGAATCGGAGATAAGATGAAATCCCCCAGAATGATTACAACCATTGGCTTAACTTACAGAAAACAGCAAGCTGCCACtagaaaaagcttttccatAGGTCAAGCTGCATGGGGTACCACTTGTGAGTTACTGTGTCTTCATGCCTATGAGTATACATACCCTGGTAATTCAAAATTGTCCTCCTGACCTTCACTTTAAATTGACCTGAACTTGGTGGTTAACCTTCAAGTCTTGGCCCGGGGTGTCTTGTCATGGAGCACTGTGTGCACTATGCTCTCCCCAGGGCAAGCTGCTCAGTTTTCTTCTATGTCTCTGCTGACATGCTTTCAAATACACCTTCTCCAGAATCAAAGTTGCAGTACCCTTTTCATTTATACATAGACATAGGCGAATAGGGTAATTTTGTGCCCAAAGCCTAAACTCTGGGTACTACAGAATAAAACGCTGTCTGTGACGTGTGAAGCAAGAAAGTCCAGGCtttgctcagagccctgccaCGTGTACTCTCTCCTACAAgatgcccccagtatatccctGATGAGAAGCCTGAGACGTGTTTAGTGCTTATTGCCCGCTCTTGCCATGCTCtaatatctctttttttcctacttagTGTCTGGACAGAAGAGACTCAGTGCTCACTTCTCAATGCATCCATCACAGAAACCTTCAACTGCTCATTTAACTGCGGCCCAGACTGCTGGAAAATCTCACAGTACCCCTGCCTCCAGGTGTACGTTAATCTCACCTCTTCTGGCCAGAAGCTCCTGCTCTACCACACCGAGGaaacaatgaaaattaattccGAGGTAGGAGCACAGaataaaatttcttcctaaatggGTTTCTGTTGGGCTGCTCTCCTTGTTATACACATTCCTCAGTTTAAAGCAATATAAAGCTTCCAGCTTCTGCTTCACTGGGAAATACAgagcagagaaggcagaaactggTGTACAGACTGAGCTCACACGTCTGGAGGGGCAGTTTTCCACCTCCATCCCACGTGGGGAGCACAGCTCATGTCACACGGGGTGCAGTCCTCGAAGGCTGGAGCCTCCTTCCTCCTTTGCAAGTGCTTTACAGGCACAGGGGAGCACCAAGCACTTGTCAGATTGATATTCTTTCTGAGCTGTGGACTTCCCACCCAGGTATGGCTCTGCCGGGTAGTGAACACCCCCAGCAGTGTGCATGGAGCATCCACAGTGGTGAGAATGGAAATGGCATCATTACTGCAGGGCCAGCCAAGGCGGCAGGGAGAGATGAGAGCCCTGTGTCCAACAGCACATGTGTCCCCACCTCCATCTCTGGTGACAAACTTGGCACCCTGAGCATCTCCACTGAGGTCAGCTGTGCCACTGCTGATGGTGCAAAGATCCTAAAAGTTTGCTCAGTGGGGACTGATGagataaaagcagcagcacaaaaataaaagccctGGCTTTGGGGTGTGAACAAGCTAAGGAATCAGCTAATTTTATAGCACAACTTCCCCTGTTCCAGATGTTGaaccaaaaaaattattttgaataaatCTGCAGAAGAATTCACCTCTCTGCTTCAGCAAGTACAAGCTCCAGCTTAACTCCATCCAGGTGGGATGGAGACAGCTCCTGTCTGGAGGCTGTAATGAGGCAGCAGATGCACAGAAGGCACCTCCCTgccagccacagccacagctgtgtGGCTGACACAGGGCAGTGCATCACACCCAGGAGAGAGGCCGCCTTCACAGATGGCTGTTTGCTCCTTCCACAAAACAAGGCAGAACTGGACTAAGAAATGTCCCACTCCCCACCTTCCTTCATATCTACAGCGCCTGGGGCCCCGGGACTGCAAGTTGCCGTGAGCTGGGGCCCAGTGAAATCATTAGACTTACAGGTGCCATATTTGCATTAACTGCTCAGTTATCCAAGGTCACTGGACCCCAAACTATGGGCAAAGTGCAGCCTGGAACAGCAGAGCCCCAGTTCAGCCTGCTCACAACGTAACCTATCGTGTTTCTATTTATGGCAGTCAGTCAGTAGACCAAATTACTTCTGCATATTAAGATGAAGTGATATTAAAATTAGTCAAAGCACAGCATGGTTGCACTAGGCTGCTTATTCTGCTGGATAATTAACTTCTGTGGCTGAAAGATGGAGTCCTCTGGATGTGAAGTGTGAAATGGAGATGAGcgccccttccttcccctcttctctGGCATCAGTGTAGGAAGAGGCACTCACTGCCCGTGCAGCCTCAGGTAGGACACACCCCACTTTCTGCTGGGCACAAGCAAAATCATGGCACTCACTCTGCAGGTTGATTAGGACAGATCAGATAAATCTCTGTGCTTGGCTGATTCAAATAAATCAAGAGATTTGGCATAAATCTCCACATTCTGCTATTGATGATTTTTGCTTGCTGAAATGGACTTAGAAATTCTCCCATATGCCACCTTCTCTTAATTTAATGTAGGCACAGTTAATACTTCTCCAGACCAAGGTTGTTTTACAGGTTAATCTGTGCTCTCAGGAGGATTCCTAGGTTTTCCTGACATGCTGCTGGCTATGTGACCTGAATCCAAATGCAGTTTTGAATGGaagtttgcaaaaataaaatacctggCTTCTTGTGCCTGGCTCAGATCAGCAGAGTTTCCAAGTTCAGATCAGTGCAACCCATCTCAGCATCCTGGACAAGAGCTCCCTCTTCCCTGGCCAGAGAGCATCCCCATGCAGCAGGATGAGCAGTCCTGAGCAGCTCTGGATGGTGATGCTCCAATTGGGTGCTAGCTGTGTCTTTCCATCCGCCTGCTCAGATCTGTGTTGCCCATCTTTCTCCTTgctaaataaacaaaatacaaaagccGTCCCTGGCTCACTGAGCTCTGACATCGCTGGAGATGTTGCAGAGCACAGTTCTTACCCTCTGAGGCCAACAACAGTGACCTTCAAGAGGTCAGCACCTCCTCACCAACCTCTCTGCCTCACTGAgcaccaccacacacacacacacagcagcagctggagcctgccTCTCTTCTCTCCCCGCCAGCCAACGTGGATGGAGCAAAATCACTTTGATTTTAAATAACGATTTATCCAGGAGACTTGCTGTCTAACCTGGCTGTCAGCTCAGAAGGTGCAGTAAGGAGTAGGTGCAATTTATATTGAGATCTACAGCATGCTCCTGCCGGTCTCTGGTGGGAATCAGTGGGAAGTCTGTGGATTCCTGTCAAGCTGCTTGAGTCTTTCCAAGAAAAGCACATGAGATTTTTCATGGCTTTTCATTGCTCTTGCTGTGCGTACTTTAGCCTTTAGGACAAGCCCAGCCCCTTGTCAATACTACAGATGAAATGGTTTAAATGCTTCCATGGCCACACTTTCCTTCCTCAGCTGCCAGAGGCTGTAACAGCCTCTGCGAGAGGTAAACCGGCCAGTTCTCCTCGTGCCCGCACCACAGAGCCAGGCTGTCCCCATGAGGAAGGGCTGTGGTAGTTAAAGCAATTAGAGAGGCCTCGTTTTGATCTCATATTATATCATTTTGATTCTTTTCGTGTCATCGGAGCTGCTGCTGATTTATATCTATGCTCCATAAGGGAGATAACAAGCAGGATTTAATCACCAGAATCAGCTGTAACTGCCTGAGACTCAGAAATGATGGTGGTTCTCAGGGTTTCTCACTGAAGGTTCAGGTATTTATAACCCAGGAGGGAGTTTGCctggtgcagggagggggagcaggggtgCTCGGCTGTGGATTCCAGTAGACCCATGTCTAGGCTGGGACTGGAGAATTCTGTCTGGAGTAATCAATATCAGGCCAATGCAGAAAGGAAGCTGctccaacccttggtccaaacCTGTTGCACTTTCCAAAATAGATGTAAATTGACATCCTGACCACTTTCTCACAAAGATTGCCACAGCACATCCTGTCTAAGTTTCCAGGCTCAGCAAGGACACCAGTCCCAACCACAGATGTATGACAAGAGTCATGTATTTCACTGCCCAGCCTCAACTGGGAGCTTTTCTGGCAACAGCTTTTTCAGTGTAACAtcactgatttaaagaaaactgCCTCAAGCTTGCCTGGAGAAGTTGTGTGATCTTtgtccttggagatattcataATCTGACTGGACAAGTCCCTGAGCAAATCTGCACTGAGCAGGGCATTGGACCGGATGTGTCCAGAGGTAGTTCAGACAGGATACCTATCCAATCCTTTATATTAAGGAAGTAGAGTTGGAAACTTAGTAAGTTCTGTTTCTCTGGTAGGTCCTTCTTGTGCTCGGATTGCAGGCTAACACAAGAACCACTTTTGTCACTTTGTATCACAGAACCCTCACTTGAGGTAGAGCACCAGACATTCTTTACTTGCAGATTTCCAAGTGTTTGACAATGCAGTTAATAAACCAGCATAGATTCAGTAGTCTACATTCACAGGTGCAGCATAAAAATTGTGGATATAAAATTCCCTCCCAGGTATTGGAGAAAACTACTGAagatcaaaacaaagaaaacatcaaCAC containing:
- the LOC135419486 gene encoding calcium-activated potassium channel subunit beta-2 isoform X7, whose amino-acid sequence is MFIWTSGRSSTSYRHDEKRNIYQKIRDHDLLDKRKTVTALKAGEDRAILLGLAMMVCSIMMYFLLGITLLRSYMQSVWTEETQCSLLNASITETFNCSFNCGPDCWKISQYPCLQVYVNLTSSGQKLLLYHTEETMKINSECSYIPKCGKNYEESMSLVNVVMENFRKYQRFSCFYDPEGVQKNVILTKLYSSNVLFHSLFWPTCMMIGGVAIVAMVKLTQYLSLLCERIQRINR
- the LOC135419486 gene encoding calcium-activated potassium channel subunit beta-2 isoform X8, translating into MSLCLKYPRDKWRNIYQKIRDHDLLDKRKTVTALKAGEDRAILLGLAMMVCSIMMYFLLGITLLRSYMQSVWTEETQCSLLNASITETFNCSFNCGPDCWKISQYPCLQVYVNLTSSGQKLLLYHTEETMKINSECSYIPKCGKNYEESMSLVNVVMENFRKYQRFSCFYDPEGVQKNVILTKLYSSNVLFHSLFWPTCMMIGGVAIVAMVKLTQYLSLLCERIQRINR
- the LOC135419486 gene encoding calcium-activated potassium channel subunit beta-2 isoform X6, whose translation is MRGKISLPDPIEISILGTAAPLLLRNIYQKIRDHDLLDKRKTVTALKAGEDRAILLGLAMMVCSIMMYFLLGITLLRSYMQSVWTEETQCSLLNASITETFNCSFNCGPDCWKISQYPCLQVYVNLTSSGQKLLLYHTEETMKINSECSYIPKCGKNYEESMSLVNVVMENFRKYQRFSCFYDPEGVQKNVILTKLYSSNVLFHSLFWPTCMMIGGVAIVAMVKLTQYLSLLCERIQRINR